One Cardinium endosymbiont cEper1 of Encarsia pergandiella genomic region harbors:
- a CDS encoding BamA/OMP85 family outer membrane protein, which produces MKKIKRLCGLFILCYLHIGWAQPTLDTTGYTVRNIQVKGNLLVDTDVLITLSGLQKGVIIDSSSEQIRRSIRKIAKHDGIKSVAIYLSDVDQINHLATFVIRVEEHPQLVNYLLEGLTKKDRKALLEEVPIDKHVALSPLFLQKTIAKIKKIFLEKGFRDVQLSTELIPSQTMDQKITLKIKIHKGKKSIVHKITLEGNNHLDTDLLLYNLKALKEAPHFTLVQDILKKSITLAPIRKGGVLLQLPKTIDEVKRYLFSHISFFPSVFTEEKYLKAKENLILFYQSKGFRDVHIAAERLKPSRGGKLNIYLKINEGKQYTIRHIKWVGNYVYSDQVLDKWLNLQEGRVYDPLYITSRFTPGITAPTIRDLYANNGYFNFCAEVVETSLEGNHVDLEIRIQEGKQFTIRQVDIIGNTLTHDYVIRRELLTLPGEKYNEGLVRASIRNLAMLRLFKHEKLNPDIQPNQIKNTVDLIYSVEEQPQFDIKLNCSGGQGIMAGLELGSNNVSLKNLFRGKIPIGGAQELHLTAQINGKDYKNFTFSFQEPWLWLKSHPYIFSISFNSAFQNAPYGGNHALDDWVDLNIFPVGKQNKKSTISSIGGRVGLGKRFAKYWEIHWGVDYHYHRYASYPLLQDQTKRSGFVHDFTLDFAWQYSSINNPNYPTSGASWSNFLTLTPPYTLLGYTPSVATAMPRVKEFVKFIMDGYYFKRLFGNCVLHFRGHVGFLHSLSSKEIGPFERFYLGGTSSTPTKLLGTNFVTLRGYPDESLTPEDYTTKIKGGVLFNKLVSELRYPIALSPICCYLLGFVEIGDSWLNYKDFNLYNMKKSIGGGIRLILPIPLIPMLGLDFGYRLDPVKDIRSAKNSFEYHFILAPSIR; this is translated from the coding sequence ATGAAAAAAATTAAGCGGTTGTGCGGCTTATTTATCCTGTGCTACCTACATATAGGATGGGCACAGCCCACCCTTGATACAACTGGTTACACCGTACGCAACATTCAGGTAAAAGGCAATCTTTTGGTAGATACTGACGTATTGATTACACTTTCTGGTTTACAAAAGGGCGTAATAATTGATTCATCTTCTGAACAAATTCGTCGTTCTATTCGAAAAATTGCCAAACATGATGGTATCAAGTCTGTTGCGATCTATTTATCTGACGTGGATCAGATTAATCATTTAGCAACTTTTGTTATTCGTGTAGAAGAACATCCTCAGTTGGTCAACTATCTGTTAGAAGGGTTAACAAAAAAAGACCGAAAAGCCTTGCTGGAAGAGGTTCCCATAGATAAGCATGTTGCATTGTCTCCACTTTTTCTTCAGAAAACGATTGCTAAGATTAAAAAAATTTTTTTAGAAAAAGGTTTCAGGGATGTGCAGCTCTCTACAGAATTGATTCCTTCGCAAACAATGGATCAAAAAATTACCTTAAAAATTAAGATACATAAAGGTAAAAAAAGTATAGTTCATAAGATCACGCTCGAAGGAAACAACCATTTAGATACCGATCTCTTACTTTATAATCTTAAAGCGTTAAAAGAAGCACCCCATTTTACACTGGTCCAGGATATTTTAAAAAAAAGCATTACCCTTGCACCGATTCGCAAAGGCGGTGTACTGTTGCAGTTGCCTAAGACGATAGATGAAGTGAAGCGTTATTTGTTTAGTCATATTTCTTTTTTCCCTTCTGTTTTCACAGAAGAAAAATATTTAAAAGCTAAAGAAAATTTGATCCTTTTTTATCAGTCAAAAGGATTTAGAGACGTACATATTGCAGCAGAGCGTTTGAAACCTTCTAGGGGTGGAAAGTTAAATATTTATTTAAAAATTAATGAAGGAAAGCAATATACCATTCGTCATATCAAATGGGTAGGTAATTATGTTTATAGTGATCAAGTACTAGATAAGTGGTTAAACCTGCAAGAAGGAAGAGTCTATGATCCACTCTATATTACCAGCCGATTTACCCCTGGTATTACAGCCCCAACCATTCGTGATTTATATGCCAATAATGGATATTTTAATTTCTGTGCAGAAGTTGTTGAAACCAGTCTAGAAGGCAATCACGTAGATCTAGAAATTAGAATTCAAGAAGGTAAACAGTTTACCATTCGTCAAGTAGATATTATAGGGAATACATTAACCCATGATTACGTTATTCGCCGTGAACTACTGACCTTACCTGGAGAAAAATACAACGAAGGACTTGTTCGAGCTTCCATACGCAACTTGGCCATGTTAAGATTATTTAAGCATGAAAAATTAAATCCAGATATACAGCCAAACCAAATAAAAAATACAGTAGACCTTATCTATTCAGTAGAAGAACAGCCCCAGTTTGATATTAAACTCAATTGCAGTGGTGGTCAGGGTATTATGGCCGGCCTTGAGCTTGGTTCTAATAATGTTTCTTTAAAAAACCTCTTTAGAGGAAAAATACCCATAGGTGGTGCGCAGGAGTTGCATTTAACCGCTCAGATAAATGGTAAAGATTATAAAAATTTCACCTTTTCTTTTCAAGAACCTTGGCTTTGGTTAAAATCCCACCCTTATATATTTTCTATAAGTTTCAATAGTGCGTTTCAAAACGCTCCGTATGGTGGGAATCATGCATTGGACGATTGGGTAGACTTAAATATATTCCCAGTTGGAAAACAAAATAAAAAATCTACAATTTCCTCAATTGGTGGCCGAGTAGGCCTTGGTAAAAGGTTTGCTAAATATTGGGAAATCCATTGGGGAGTGGACTACCACTACCATAGGTATGCATCCTATCCATTATTACAAGATCAGACAAAAAGATCAGGTTTCGTACATGATTTTACATTAGATTTTGCTTGGCAGTATTCTAGTATCAATAATCCAAACTATCCTACTAGTGGAGCTTCTTGGTCTAACTTTCTAACCTTAACACCTCCCTATACTTTGTTGGGTTATACGCCCTCTGTAGCAACAGCTATGCCACGGGTTAAAGAATTTGTAAAATTTATAATGGATGGATATTACTTTAAACGGTTGTTTGGTAATTGTGTCTTACATTTTCGTGGCCATGTTGGATTTTTGCACAGTTTGTCTAGCAAAGAAATAGGACCTTTTGAGCGATTTTATTTGGGCGGTACATCAAGTACGCCAACAAAATTATTGGGTACTAATTTTGTTACGTTACGTGGTTATCCAGATGAGAGTCTTACACCAGAAGACTATACAACAAAGATAAAAGGGGGCGTTTTATTCAATAAGCTTGTTTCAGAGTTGCGTTACCCAATTGCTTTGTCACCTATTTGTTGCTATCTATTGGGATTTGTAGAAATAGGCGATAGTTGGTTAAACTATAAAGATTTCAATCTATATAATATGAAAAAATCTATAGGTGGTGGCATACGTCTTATCTTGCCTATACCGCTTATACCAATGCTTGGCTTGGATTTTGGTTATAGATTGGATCCTGTAAAAGATATACGGAGTGCTAAAAATTCTTTTGAATATCATTTCATCCTTGCACCTAGTATCCGTTAG
- the queA gene encoding tRNA preQ1(34) S-adenosylmethionine ribosyltransferase-isomerase QueA, with protein sequence MKLSNFKFELPAHSIAQYPIEGKEEARLMVVHKNSGKIEHKTFKDLPTYFSEGDTLVVNDSKVLPCKLYGCKEKTNAEVEVLLLRKLNDEHGLWDTIVEPARKIRIGNKIYFGNGELVAEIIDNTTSRGRTLKLLFDRTEEEFYALVNQIGHMPLPPQIGRSSEPEDRAYYQTIFAQNIGSIVLPAAGLHFTPYLLKYLALQNISVVPVTLHIGLGELSTIDMEDLTKVRASSERFTITPETATVVNHSLQHQKKVCAVGTSVLRAMESSVSVACQIKPASDWTNKFILPSYSFKVCSALLTTFHLPSSISLVSVAAFGGEELILNAYAEAIKEGYRFFLYGDSMLII encoded by the coding sequence ATGAAACTATCAAATTTTAAGTTTGAGCTGCCAGCGCATAGCATTGCACAGTATCCAATCGAGGGAAAGGAAGAGGCCCGTTTAATGGTTGTACACAAAAATAGTGGCAAAATAGAGCATAAAACCTTTAAAGATCTGCCTACTTATTTTAGTGAAGGGGACACCTTGGTGGTCAATGATTCTAAAGTGTTACCTTGTAAGCTTTATGGTTGTAAAGAAAAAACAAATGCAGAAGTAGAAGTACTTTTATTACGAAAATTAAATGATGAGCATGGTTTATGGGATACCATTGTAGAGCCAGCACGCAAAATTCGCATAGGGAATAAAATTTATTTTGGCAATGGTGAGTTGGTGGCTGAAATTATAGATAATACGACTTCAAGAGGTCGTACCCTTAAATTGTTATTTGACCGCACAGAAGAAGAATTTTATGCACTGGTCAATCAAATTGGCCATATGCCTTTACCTCCTCAAATAGGACGTTCTTCGGAGCCAGAAGATAGAGCCTATTATCAGACTATATTTGCCCAAAATATAGGTAGTATCGTATTGCCAGCTGCTGGATTGCATTTTACCCCTTATCTATTGAAATATTTAGCTTTACAAAATATTTCTGTTGTGCCGGTTACATTGCACATTGGTTTAGGTGAACTTAGTACCATTGATATGGAAGATCTAACCAAGGTAAGGGCCTCTTCTGAGCGTTTTACGATCACCCCAGAAACAGCAACGGTGGTAAACCACAGCTTGCAGCATCAAAAAAAAGTTTGTGCCGTGGGGACTTCAGTATTAAGAGCTATGGAGTCTTCTGTTTCAGTTGCTTGTCAAATAAAACCGGCCAGTGACTGGACGAATAAATTTATTTTACCTTCTTATTCCTTTAAAGTTTGCAGTGCATTATTAACTACCTTTCATCTTCCTTCTTCTATTTCTTTGGTCAGTGTAGCTGCTTTTGGAGGAGAGGAATTAATTTTAAATGCGTATGCTGAAGCAATCAAAGAAGGCTATCGATTTTTTCTATATGGCGATTCTATGTTGATTATATAA
- a CDS encoding YraN family protein codes for MPTKNMAQAFGQYAEIVAADYLVKKGFKILAQNFRYKRFEIDLIVKKDELIVFVEVKARKNNLFGHPEDFVNRKKMRALRLAATHYLRTQNNQQAIRFDIIAVLGS; via the coding sequence ATGCCCACAAAAAATATGGCACAAGCCTTTGGTCAATACGCAGAAATAGTTGCTGCAGATTACTTAGTAAAAAAAGGCTTTAAAATACTGGCGCAAAACTTTCGTTACAAACGCTTTGAAATAGATCTTATTGTTAAAAAAGACGAATTGATTGTTTTTGTTGAGGTAAAAGCACGTAAGAATAATTTATTCGGCCATCCAGAAGATTTTGTTAACCGAAAAAAAATGCGTGCCCTACGCTTGGCTGCGACACACTACTTACGTACCCAAAATAACCAACAGGCCATACGTTTTGATATTATAGCGGTACTAGGTAGTTAA
- a CDS encoding L-threonylcarbamoyladenylate synthase, with product MTSFVSLTSQTDQALSSAAPWRSAAQYAATLLHKGGIIALPTDTVYGLACLAQNKQALKRLFQIKERANDNPIALCVGTIQEIAKYGKVNLKIIPILGNLLPGPVTLLFEAWPSIDQDGIANSHLVGIRMPNHPFIMQVAQLCNGAIALTSANKSKEPSCLNVQEFKPLWCDLDAVFDGGRLGTIDPMRLGSTILDLSIKASFKIIRNGCALNDVKKTLSIL from the coding sequence ATGACTTCATTTGTATCTTTAACGAGTCAAACAGATCAAGCGCTGTCATCGGCTGCTCCATGGCGATCTGCTGCCCAATATGCTGCAACATTATTACATAAAGGAGGCATCATTGCGCTACCCACCGATACGGTTTATGGCTTGGCTTGCTTGGCGCAAAATAAGCAAGCGTTAAAAAGATTATTTCAAATCAAAGAACGTGCAAACGATAACCCGATTGCCCTTTGTGTAGGAACTATTCAAGAGATCGCTAAATATGGTAAAGTAAACCTAAAGATTATACCTATACTAGGTAATTTACTTCCTGGACCGGTTACGCTGCTTTTTGAAGCATGGCCATCTATAGATCAAGATGGAATCGCTAACAGCCATTTAGTAGGCATTCGCATGCCAAATCACCCATTTATTATGCAAGTTGCCCAACTTTGTAATGGAGCGATTGCATTAACCAGTGCCAATAAAAGTAAAGAGCCAAGCTGTCTAAACGTACAAGAATTTAAGCCACTTTGGTGCGATTTAGATGCAGTTTTTGATGGAGGTAGATTGGGTACCATAGATCCGATGAGATTAGGTTCTACCATTTTAGACCTCTCTATTAAAGCATCTTTTAAAATTATAAGAAATGGATGTGCATTGAATGATGTAAAAAAAACTCTATCCATCCTTTAG
- a CDS encoding M23 family metallopeptidase: MTIFLSWLCISFGLSLWLAKTVLARWMNPIYIETENQKKILSLATTVEALEQQISSQTAFISTLQKIIQVKSKSSLPLSSRTTIPKSIEEDVKVVSSVAVSTNQENTIQNRSLLLVPPINGMITKKFHRAGNHYGVDIVAKEKDPIKAISTGIVIFSDWSVDTGWVIVIQHYNNVVSICKHCAILFKKVGNLVRAGDVVALMGNSGEISTGPHLHFELWSEGVALNPEDYINT; this comes from the coding sequence ATGACCATATTTTTATCATGGTTATGTATAAGTTTTGGTCTGAGCCTATGGCTGGCTAAAACTGTTTTAGCTAGGTGGATGAACCCCATCTATATAGAAACAGAAAATCAAAAAAAAATACTTTCCTTAGCGACTACAGTAGAAGCCTTAGAGCAACAAATTAGTAGTCAAACTGCATTTATTTCGACGCTCCAAAAGATCATTCAAGTAAAATCTAAATCTTCACTCCCTTTGTCATCTCGTACTACTATTCCAAAATCAATAGAAGAAGATGTTAAAGTGGTCTCATCTGTAGCGGTATCTACCAACCAAGAAAATACTATTCAGAATAGATCTCTTTTATTGGTTCCCCCTATTAATGGAATGATTACGAAAAAATTTCATAGAGCAGGTAACCATTATGGGGTTGATATTGTCGCAAAAGAAAAAGATCCTATTAAAGCCATATCAACTGGTATTGTGATTTTTTCCGATTGGTCCGTGGATACGGGATGGGTTATCGTCATTCAGCATTACAATAACGTTGTTTCAATCTGTAAGCATTGTGCCATTTTATTTAAAAAAGTTGGTAACTTGGTCAGAGCAGGTGATGTAGTGGCGCTTATGGGTAATTCTGGAGAAATCTCCACGGGGCCCCATCTACATTTTGAGCTTTGGAGCGAAGGTGTTGCATTAAATCCAGAAGACTATATTAATACCTAA
- a CDS encoding bactofilin family protein has translation MFNNKIKQTNPVAISNIIGQGSHLEGNIHTTGNLRIEGKVTGGIKAKAKVVLSHTAQIEGNIVAQNAEIGGEVKGSIEVIELLVLKSTAMVWGDIITSKLVFEEGACFDGKCKMGKEHKVPPRSAAAEASLSSKTVEYMGKHPEKLQSPNPSNPSIKK, from the coding sequence ATGTTCAATAACAAAATAAAACAGACAAACCCTGTAGCGATTAGTAACATTATAGGGCAGGGTTCGCATTTAGAAGGAAATATACACACTACAGGTAATTTGCGCATAGAGGGTAAGGTAACGGGTGGTATCAAGGCAAAAGCAAAAGTCGTTTTGAGCCATACTGCTCAGATAGAAGGCAATATTGTAGCACAAAATGCTGAAATCGGTGGGGAGGTAAAAGGAAGCATAGAAGTTATAGAGTTACTTGTACTCAAATCAACTGCAATGGTATGGGGTGATATCATTACTAGCAAACTAGTTTTTGAAGAAGGGGCTTGTTTTGATGGAAAATGTAAAATGGGCAAGGAGCATAAGGTTCCCCCTCGCTCCGCTGCTGCTGAAGCGAGTCTATCTTCTAAAACAGTTGAATATATGGGAAAACACCCAGAAAAGTTACAATCACCTAACCCTTCTAATCCATCTATAAAAAAATAA
- the fabV gene encoding enoyl-ACP reductase FabV, with protein MHIEPKIRGYICTTAHPAGCIQNVQQQIQYVSNQPSIASGPKKVLIIGASTGYGLASRIVAAFGAKAQTIGVFLERSADDKRTASAGWYHTAAFEQAAHQAGIYAKSINGDAFSDAIKQETIALIKEDWGGEVDLVIYSLASPRRTHPQTGMSFKSCLKPIGEPYRNQTVDIISGHLSDVCIEPATPKEVADTVAVMGGEDWMMWIEALFAEKLLAKGVQTMAYSYIGPKLTHRIYLKGTIGMAKKDLVATSKILQHRLRPIDGQAVIAVSKAVMTQASAAIPVVPLYISLLYKIMKEKALHEGCIEQMYRLYADRLYRTDRTLLVDAQGLIRIDDWEMRKDVQQAVAALWSKIDEGNLTTVTDWVGCRHEFYKLFGFEVEGVDYSLPQTAALPIPSLKLPI; from the coding sequence ATGCATATAGAGCCAAAAATACGAGGATACATATGCACTACGGCTCATCCGGCAGGCTGTATCCAAAATGTACAGCAACAAATCCAATATGTATCCAATCAGCCTTCCATTGCATCAGGTCCTAAAAAAGTATTGATTATAGGTGCCTCTACGGGTTATGGGTTAGCCAGTAGAATAGTAGCGGCTTTTGGTGCCAAAGCGCAAACTATAGGTGTTTTTCTTGAGCGATCAGCCGATGACAAGCGTACTGCCTCTGCTGGTTGGTACCATACAGCGGCTTTTGAGCAAGCTGCACACCAAGCGGGAATTTATGCTAAAAGTATTAATGGTGACGCTTTTTCAGATGCCATAAAACAAGAAACCATTGCTTTAATCAAAGAGGATTGGGGTGGTGAAGTAGATTTGGTAATCTATAGCCTAGCTTCTCCGCGCCGTACCCATCCCCAAACGGGTATGTCTTTTAAATCCTGTTTAAAACCTATTGGAGAGCCTTATCGCAACCAAACGGTGGATATAATAAGTGGCCATCTCTCAGATGTTTGTATTGAGCCTGCAACGCCCAAAGAAGTGGCAGATACGGTTGCAGTAATGGGAGGTGAAGACTGGATGATGTGGATAGAAGCTTTATTCGCGGAAAAGTTATTGGCTAAAGGGGTACAAACAATGGCTTATTCTTACATAGGCCCTAAGCTAACCCATCGAATCTATTTAAAAGGAACGATTGGAATGGCAAAAAAAGATTTGGTAGCAACGAGCAAAATACTACAACACCGGCTCCGTCCTATAGATGGGCAGGCTGTCATTGCTGTGAGTAAAGCAGTGATGACACAAGCGAGTGCAGCTATACCGGTAGTACCGCTTTATATTTCATTGCTCTACAAAATTATGAAAGAGAAAGCACTACACGAGGGGTGTATAGAACAAATGTACAGGTTATATGCTGATCGCTTGTATAGAACAGATCGGACACTATTGGTAGATGCGCAAGGGCTGATTCGTATAGATGATTGGGAGATGCGGAAAGATGTGCAACAAGCAGTTGCTGCACTTTGGTCAAAGATAGACGAAGGAAATCTAACTACTGTTACGGACTGGGTAGGATGCCGCCATGAATTTTATAAGCTATTTGGTTTTGAAGTAGAAGGGGTTGATTACAGCCTACCTCAGACGGCAGCGCTTCCCATACCTTCTTTAAAGTTACCTATATAA
- a CDS encoding YcgN family cysteine cluster protein produces the protein MNTTHEKDQFWLSTPLEEMTPAQWESLCDGCGKCCLLKIQEAETQQVRTTKICCRLLNTRTCQCSNYQERFRYVDDCIKLNPTNVKTITWLPKSCAYRLVKQKKALPDWHPLMTKDLQSTIKSGHSVKSFVVHPALVNKPLINYLLEETIH, from the coding sequence ATGAATACAACCCATGAAAAAGACCAATTTTGGCTTAGTACACCATTAGAGGAAATGACTCCAGCGCAATGGGAGTCTTTATGTGATGGATGTGGTAAATGTTGCTTGCTTAAAATACAAGAAGCAGAAACGCAACAGGTGCGTACTACAAAGATTTGTTGTCGGCTACTTAATACCCGCACTTGCCAATGTTCCAACTACCAAGAACGATTTCGCTATGTAGATGATTGTATCAAATTAAATCCTACAAATGTAAAGACCATTACTTGGCTACCCAAAAGTTGTGCCTATCGCCTTGTTAAACAAAAAAAAGCATTACCTGATTGGCATCCTTTAATGACCAAAGATCTACAATCTACAATCAAAAGTGGCCATTCGGTTAAAAGCTTTGTGGTACATCCCGCATTGGTCAATAAACCATTGATAAACTATTTATTAGAAGAAACCATCCACTAA
- a CDS encoding adenylate kinase, which translates to MLNIILVGPPGSGKGTQAERMIQKYGFISIALGALLRQQIAENGANKSRIEAYINNGQLVPDDISFQIIRELIETKPSDESLLLDGFPRTIVQATFLDNCLVSYHAKIDGVILLDVPNVHLLKRLRERATIEARPDDQDDDKIKARMHIYQQKTLPMLNYYQHQNKLYRVDGTQAIDEVTKAIETIIDRLKL; encoded by the coding sequence ATGTTAAATATTATTCTAGTGGGCCCTCCTGGGTCTGGAAAGGGCACACAAGCTGAACGGATGATTCAAAAATATGGCTTTATATCGATCGCTTTAGGCGCTTTGTTGCGCCAACAAATAGCAGAAAATGGAGCCAACAAATCACGCATTGAGGCGTATATTAATAATGGTCAATTGGTACCAGATGATATATCTTTTCAAATCATAAGAGAACTTATAGAAACAAAACCTTCCGATGAATCCTTATTACTTGATGGTTTTCCAAGAACGATTGTACAGGCAACTTTCTTAGATAATTGTTTGGTATCATACCATGCTAAAATAGATGGCGTAATTCTTTTAGATGTACCCAATGTGCACTTATTAAAAAGGCTTAGAGAACGGGCAACCATTGAAGCAAGGCCTGATGACCAAGATGATGATAAAATTAAAGCACGTATGCACATATACCAACAGAAGACCCTACCTATGCTCAACTATTATCAACACCAAAACAAATTATATCGTGTAGATGGAACGCAAGCTATAGACGAAGTGACTAAAGCGATTGAAACCATTATAGATCGGCTCAAGCTATAA
- the obgE gene encoding GTPase ObgE, with amino-acid sequence MSSPNFIDHVKLYLRAGKGGAGLIHFIRAKFVPKGGPDGGDGGRGGHIILRGAKQYGTLLHLKYRKHIIAANGEVGGDSCKTGASGKDVIIDVPLGTVAKSADNEEVFLEVLEDKKKYILMQGGKGGWGNTRFKTPTHQTPRIAYPGTPGMESWMVLELKLLADVGLVGLPNAGKSTLLSVVSAAKPRIDSYPFTTLVPNLGVVAYRDQQSFVMADIPGIIEGAAGGRGLGTRFLRHIERNAVLLFMVSAESNSINSGYNMLLSELEAHNPLLLDKPRLLVVSKVDLLSQTARKVLLQNLPKGITCCFISAATGEGIIDLKDLIWEKLSISAVQ; translated from the coding sequence ATGTCATCACCAAATTTTATTGATCATGTAAAGCTTTACCTACGCGCTGGAAAGGGGGGAGCCGGGTTGATCCATTTTATACGTGCTAAGTTTGTTCCAAAAGGCGGACCAGATGGAGGAGATGGTGGTAGAGGCGGGCATATCATTTTACGTGGTGCGAAACAATATGGTACTTTGCTCCATCTTAAATATCGAAAACATATTATTGCTGCCAATGGGGAGGTAGGTGGCGATAGCTGTAAAACTGGTGCAAGTGGAAAAGATGTAATCATAGATGTTCCATTAGGAACAGTAGCTAAAAGCGCAGATAATGAAGAGGTATTTCTGGAAGTGCTAGAGGACAAAAAAAAATATATTTTAATGCAAGGGGGAAAAGGTGGTTGGGGCAACACCCGTTTCAAAACCCCTACTCATCAAACACCTCGTATAGCTTATCCAGGCACACCAGGTATGGAAAGCTGGATGGTATTGGAATTAAAATTATTGGCAGATGTCGGTCTAGTAGGTCTACCAAATGCAGGTAAGTCTACGTTGCTTTCGGTTGTATCAGCAGCCAAGCCCCGCATTGACAGCTATCCGTTTACTACTTTAGTGCCCAACCTTGGTGTGGTGGCCTACCGAGACCAGCAATCTTTTGTCATGGCAGATATCCCAGGGATTATAGAGGGCGCAGCTGGAGGCAGGGGATTAGGCACCCGTTTTCTACGCCATATTGAGCGCAATGCAGTTTTACTATTTATGGTCAGCGCAGAATCTAATTCTATCAATAGCGGTTATAACATGTTGCTGAGCGAACTGGAAGCGCATAATCCTTTGTTATTAGATAAACCAAGGTTATTGGTTGTGTCAAAAGTAGACTTACTAAGCCAAACGGCACGTAAAGTCTTGTTACAAAATTTGCCTAAGGGAATCACATGCTGTTTTATTTCCGCTGCTACGGGGGAGGGTATTATTGATCTTAAAGACCTAATCTGGGAAAAACTTTCTATATCAGCGGTACAATAG
- a CDS encoding lipopolysaccharide biosynthesis protein codes for MHHTVKTLGKETIIYSISNIIVRGCSYLVLLLQTNLLTPSAYSIITEFYGSYIALGHVIYDLAMDVTYLRFVHRLGKSYTFNAVITILLVTSFIFSILLIVFIPQIAKLTNHLVHIRYFYYMTGILILDTLLMIPLARLRVEKKTFEFLLVKFLQSFAHIIFSFVLLYCPICLNSIAYWISNGLHIQIALNELDAVFIANLLSSVTALALLFAQFQGFYWVWHGHTMAMIGRYATTSFFTILFFKVNETLPLLCFRKLVPNNFYTTHTKEEILGNFGTSCKLTVCITLGIQAFKYAAEPFFFANSDRKEAPRLYSQTMYVFILVSCFCLLLLSINVDWIAKILIPNARYRYTIDTVPYLAFVYILLGIYYNLSTAFKLSNHTQYNTWISAWGSLVIGLTAFLMIPRFGHWGCVYASMSGAVAMGLLGYYMGQRCYPIPYPKQGFLILLFTFLVFRKIPLWRTQLAFLGIGWSYICLHTTILILFSILAVIWKKSTKLKK; via the coding sequence ATGCATCACACGGTAAAAACACTAGGTAAAGAAACCATTATATATAGCATAAGCAATATTATAGTGCGCGGATGTTCGTATCTGGTTTTACTACTTCAAACCAATCTACTAACCCCAAGTGCCTACAGCATTATTACAGAGTTCTATGGTAGTTACATTGCCTTGGGCCATGTCATCTACGATTTAGCCATGGATGTAACCTATTTAAGGTTTGTACATAGATTGGGCAAATCCTATACTTTTAATGCAGTTATAACCATATTACTTGTTACGAGTTTTATTTTTTCAATCCTACTGATTGTATTTATACCACAAATTGCAAAGCTAACCAATCACTTAGTCCATATACGGTACTTTTATTATATGACTGGGATACTTATACTAGATACGCTACTGATGATTCCCTTAGCAAGGCTACGTGTAGAAAAAAAGACTTTTGAATTCTTGTTGGTAAAATTTTTGCAATCTTTTGCTCATATTATTTTTTCTTTTGTATTGCTTTATTGTCCTATATGTTTAAACAGTATAGCCTATTGGATAAGTAATGGTTTGCATATACAGATAGCCTTAAATGAACTAGATGCTGTTTTTATAGCCAATTTATTGTCTAGCGTAACTGCTTTAGCCCTTTTATTCGCTCAATTTCAAGGATTCTATTGGGTTTGGCATGGCCATACAATGGCAATGATAGGTCGTTATGCCACAACTTCTTTTTTTACCATTCTATTTTTCAAAGTTAATGAAACCTTACCACTCTTATGTTTTCGAAAATTAGTTCCCAACAATTTTTACACTACCCATACAAAAGAGGAAATATTAGGTAACTTTGGTACCTCTTGTAAGCTGACGGTATGTATTACACTAGGGATTCAAGCTTTTAAATATGCTGCAGAACCATTCTTTTTTGCCAACTCAGATCGAAAAGAGGCACCAAGGTTATATAGCCAAACGATGTATGTATTTATACTAGTATCCTGCTTTTGCCTATTGCTGCTGAGTATAAATGTAGATTGGATCGCAAAAATACTCATCCCCAACGCAAGGTATCGTTATACCATTGACACTGTACCCTACTTAGCATTTGTCTATATTCTTTTAGGCATCTATTACAACTTGAGTACTGCTTTTAAACTGAGTAATCATACCCAATACAATACCTGGATCAGTGCATGGGGCAGTCTAGTGATTGGACTTACTGCCTTTCTGATGATACCAAGATTTGGCCATTGGGGCTGTGTATATGCCTCCATGAGTGGTGCGGTGGCTATGGGTTTATTGGGTTATTATATGGGTCAAAGATGCTATCCAATACCTTATCCTAAACAGGGATTCTTAATACTCTTATTTACCTTTTTAGTATTTCGAAAGATTCCTTTATGGCGTACCCAATTAGCTTTTTTAGGGATAGGATGGTCCTATATATGTCTCCATACAACGATTTTAATCCTTTTTTCTATTTTAGCGGTTATATGGAAAAAGTCTACTAAGCTTAAAAAATAG